In Rhodococcus sp. OK302, one genomic interval encodes:
- a CDS encoding anti-sigma-D factor RsdA: protein MARDEKRDPSDLDDLAAGLTDDGAPVDLAAVRRDDALIEAISSGGPVTTDSTEQYELALILSKWRDDVVSTPMPEGPLLEDVIAAIESAPPSIADRERSRSRLRLVRPIAAAAAVAAVVFGGGSMLAYDAQPGDALWGVKQVVFADEANSTVAKIDTTSELEKAERLLAAGDIPEAKKVLDNAAQRAGDVKDSQEKTDLVERWGKLMTQAQVTGTPIAPPISSTTGGQTSLPAASVTSIPTQPSTSTNVEIPGTGPVTSTSNPELPPPSSTNPSPSTSTPTSTSAPSSSTTTPSSKTTTTSPNVNTPS, encoded by the coding sequence ATGGCTAGAGACGAGAAACGTGATCCTTCCGATCTCGACGACCTCGCAGCCGGTCTCACCGATGACGGGGCACCGGTAGATCTAGCTGCGGTTCGGCGTGACGACGCGTTGATCGAAGCGATTTCGAGTGGTGGGCCGGTAACGACTGATAGCACTGAGCAGTACGAGCTGGCACTGATTCTGTCGAAGTGGCGAGACGACGTCGTGTCGACTCCGATGCCGGAAGGCCCTCTTCTCGAAGATGTGATCGCGGCTATCGAATCGGCTCCGCCGAGTATCGCCGACCGAGAGCGTTCACGTTCACGGCTGCGGCTGGTGCGTCCGATAGCGGCTGCGGCAGCTGTGGCGGCAGTGGTGTTCGGTGGCGGTTCGATGCTTGCTTACGATGCGCAGCCCGGCGACGCACTGTGGGGTGTGAAGCAGGTTGTCTTCGCGGACGAAGCAAATTCGACCGTGGCGAAGATCGATACGACGTCCGAACTCGAGAAGGCTGAGCGGTTGTTGGCCGCCGGTGACATTCCCGAAGCGAAGAAGGTCCTCGACAACGCAGCGCAGCGCGCTGGTGATGTGAAGGATTCGCAGGAGAAGACGGATCTCGTCGAGCGATGGGGCAAGTTGATGACCCAGGCGCAGGTAACCGGAACTCCGATCGCTCCGCCGATTTCCAGCACCACCGGTGGGCAAACGAGCCTGCCGGCCGCGTCGGTGACGTCGATTCCGACGCAGCCGAGTACATCAACCAACGTGGAGATTCCGGGCACGGGTCCGGTGACGTCGACGTCCAACCCGGAACTTCCGCCGCCGTCGTCGACCAACCCGAGTCCGTCGACGAGCACGCCGACATCCACGAGCGCTCCGTCCTCTTCAACGACGACTCCGTCGTCGAAGACGACAACCACGTCGCCGAATGTGAACACTCCGTCCTGA
- a CDS encoding DUF5319 domain-containing protein, which yields MRDQLPPGLPPDPFAGDPADPSAALDAIEPGQPLDPQERQAVEEDLADLAVYEALLAHRGIRGLVVCCEDCQQDHYHDWDMLRANLLQLLVDGTVRPHEPAYDPMPEAYVTWDYCRGYADASMNEAMHGDGFDA from the coding sequence GTGCGTGATCAACTGCCCCCCGGTCTGCCGCCAGATCCTTTTGCCGGCGACCCCGCTGACCCTTCCGCGGCTCTCGATGCCATCGAGCCGGGTCAACCACTCGACCCTCAAGAACGGCAGGCCGTCGAGGAAGATCTCGCTGACCTCGCGGTTTACGAGGCCCTCCTCGCTCATCGTGGCATCCGCGGACTCGTGGTGTGCTGCGAAGACTGCCAACAAGACCACTACCACGACTGGGACATGTTGCGGGCAAACCTGCTCCAACTCCTCGTCGACGGAACCGTCCGCCCCCACGAACCCGCCTACGACCCCATGCCTGAGGCATATGTCACGTGGGATTACTGCCGTGGGTATGCCGACGCATCCATGAACGAAGCGATGCACGGCGACGGATTCGACGCCTGA
- the guaB gene encoding IMP dehydrogenase — translation MTSSAGHVHTGGDDPNKVAMLGLTYDDVLLLPAASDVIPSQVDTSSQLTRDIRLRIPLVSSAMDTVTESRMAIAMARAGGMGVLHRNSSVEVQAGQVETVKRSEAGMVTDPVTCKPTDTMGEVDAKCARFRISGLPVTDDAGQLVGIVTNRDMRFEVDQNRPVVEIMTKMPLITAQEGVTADVALGLLRRHKIEKLPIIDGNGKLTGLITVKDFVKTEQHPYATKDRDGRLLVGAAVGAGDDAFQRAMALTDAGVDVLVVDSAHGHSSNVLDMIVKLKRELGERVQIIGGNVATRAGALALVNAGVDAVKVGVGPGSICTTRVIAGVGAPQVTAILEAAAACKPLGIPVIADGGLQFSGDIAKALAAGASTAMLGSLLAGTAESPGELILVGGKQFKSYRGMGSLGAMQSRGEAKSYSKDRYFQDDVLSEDKLVPEGIEGRVPFRGPLSQVTHQLTGGLRAAMGYTGSATIEHLQGAQFVQITAAGLKESHPHDITMTVEAPNYAAR, via the coding sequence ATGACTAGTTCTGCAGGGCATGTACACACCGGAGGAGACGACCCCAACAAGGTCGCAATGCTCGGGCTGACCTATGACGACGTACTGCTGTTGCCTGCAGCGTCCGATGTCATTCCGAGTCAGGTCGACACGTCGAGTCAGCTGACCCGCGATATTCGTCTGCGTATCCCGTTGGTCAGCTCCGCGATGGACACGGTCACCGAGTCGCGCATGGCGATTGCCATGGCGCGCGCCGGCGGTATGGGTGTTCTGCACCGCAACTCGTCGGTGGAGGTCCAGGCCGGGCAGGTCGAGACCGTCAAGCGCTCGGAGGCCGGCATGGTCACCGATCCCGTCACGTGTAAGCCGACCGACACGATGGGCGAGGTCGACGCGAAGTGCGCTCGCTTCCGCATCTCGGGTCTCCCGGTCACAGACGACGCCGGCCAGTTGGTGGGCATCGTCACGAACCGTGACATGCGTTTCGAGGTCGACCAGAACCGTCCGGTCGTCGAGATCATGACCAAGATGCCGCTGATCACCGCTCAGGAAGGCGTCACTGCAGACGTTGCACTGGGTCTTCTTCGTCGTCACAAGATCGAGAAGCTTCCGATCATCGACGGCAACGGCAAGCTCACCGGCCTGATCACGGTCAAGGACTTCGTCAAGACTGAGCAGCATCCGTATGCCACCAAGGACCGTGACGGTCGTCTGCTCGTCGGTGCCGCAGTCGGTGCCGGCGACGATGCCTTCCAGCGCGCTATGGCGCTTACCGACGCCGGTGTGGACGTACTGGTGGTGGACAGTGCGCACGGTCATTCGTCCAACGTTCTCGACATGATCGTCAAGCTCAAGCGTGAATTGGGCGAGCGGGTTCAGATCATCGGCGGCAACGTCGCTACGCGCGCCGGTGCATTGGCACTTGTCAACGCAGGCGTCGATGCCGTCAAGGTCGGCGTCGGTCCCGGTTCCATCTGCACGACCCGTGTCATTGCCGGCGTCGGTGCTCCCCAGGTCACGGCCATCCTCGAAGCGGCCGCGGCATGCAAGCCTCTCGGCATTCCCGTGATCGCCGACGGCGGACTGCAGTTCTCCGGCGACATCGCCAAGGCTCTTGCTGCCGGTGCGTCGACGGCCATGCTCGGCTCGCTCCTGGCTGGTACTGCCGAGTCGCCGGGTGAGCTGATCCTGGTCGGCGGCAAGCAGTTCAAGAGCTACCGCGGCATGGGTTCGCTCGGTGCGATGCAGTCGCGCGGCGAGGCCAAGTCGTACTCCAAGGACCGTTACTTCCAGGACGACGTCCTCTCCGAGGACAAGTTGGTTCCGGAGGGCATCGAAGGACGGGTTCCGTTCCGCGGTCCGTTGTCACAGGTGACGCATCAGCTCACCGGTGGTCTGCGTGCTGCCATGGGTTACACGGGCAGTGCCACGATCGAGCATCTGCAGGGCGCTCAGTTCGTCCAGATCACGGCTGCCGGGTTGAAGGAAAGCCACCCGCACGACATCACCATGACTGTCGAAGCTCCCAACTATGCTGCCCGGTAA
- a CDS encoding GuaB3 family IMP dehydrogenase-related protein: MRDLVEIGMGRTARRTYELDDVNIVPSRRTRSSKEVSTAWQIDAYRFDIPVLAHPTDALVSPTFAIELGKRGGLGVINGEGLWGRHADVEAKLARLVEIAEADGGVDAAIRYLQELHAAPLQAELLAAAVAQVNASGVTTAVRVSPQNARALTPALVKAGIDLLVVHGTIISAEHVDHNEQEPLNLKTFISELDVPVIAGGVSDHRTALHLMRTGAAGVIVGYGSTEGATTTGEVLGIGVPMATAIADAAAARRDYMDETGGRYVHVIADGDIVTSGHLAKAIACGADAAVLGAPLAVAAEAPGGGWYWPSAAAHPSMPRGALLPVSYGDRPSLDQVLSGPSDDPYGSLNFVGALRRSMAKAGYSDLKEFQKVGLTVRA, from the coding sequence GTGCGCGACCTCGTTGAAATCGGAATGGGCCGTACGGCCCGACGTACCTACGAACTGGACGATGTGAACATCGTTCCCTCCCGGCGAACCCGTTCGTCCAAGGAGGTGTCGACTGCTTGGCAGATCGACGCGTACAGGTTCGACATTCCAGTCCTCGCTCATCCGACCGATGCCTTGGTCTCACCGACCTTCGCAATCGAATTGGGCAAGCGCGGCGGGCTCGGAGTCATCAACGGTGAAGGCCTGTGGGGTCGTCACGCGGATGTCGAGGCCAAGCTGGCTCGCCTTGTCGAGATCGCGGAAGCAGACGGTGGCGTCGACGCGGCCATCCGTTACCTGCAGGAGTTGCATGCGGCTCCGCTGCAGGCGGAACTGTTGGCTGCTGCGGTTGCTCAGGTCAATGCTTCGGGTGTGACGACGGCGGTTCGAGTGAGCCCGCAGAACGCCCGTGCATTGACGCCGGCATTGGTCAAGGCGGGAATCGACCTGTTGGTCGTTCACGGCACGATCATTTCGGCCGAGCACGTTGATCACAACGAGCAGGAACCGCTCAACCTCAAGACCTTCATCTCGGAACTCGACGTTCCGGTGATCGCCGGTGGTGTGAGTGATCACCGCACGGCGCTTCACCTGATGCGCACCGGTGCAGCCGGCGTCATCGTCGGTTACGGCTCCACCGAGGGCGCAACCACGACGGGTGAGGTTCTGGGTATCGGAGTGCCGATGGCGACGGCTATTGCCGACGCTGCTGCTGCTCGTCGCGATTACATGGACGAGACGGGTGGACGGTACGTCCACGTCATCGCCGACGGCGACATCGTGACGTCGGGTCACCTCGCGAAGGCCATCGCGTGCGGTGCGGACGCTGCTGTCCTCGGTGCTCCGCTGGCTGTGGCTGCGGAAGCTCCCGGCGGCGGTTGGTACTGGCCGTCGGCTGCGGCGCATCCGTCGATGCCTCGTGGTGCGCTTCTGCCGGTGTCGTACGGCGATCGTCCGAGCCTGGATCAGGTTCTCAGCGGTCCTTCTGATGATCCGTACGGTTCGCTGAACTTCGTCGGCGCTCTGCGTCGTTCGATGGCGAAGGCGGGTTACTCCGATCTGAAGGAATTCCAGAAGGTCGGACTGACAGTCCGCGCGTAG
- a CDS encoding GMC oxidoreductase, which produces MGKQRATDYDVLIVGSGFGGSVSALRLVEKGYKVGVIEAGRRFADADFAKNSWDLKKFLWAPKLGCFGIQRVHLLRDCLILAGAGVGGGSLNYANTLYQPPEPFFNDKQWAHITDWRDELTPFYEQAQKMLGVVRNPHMTPADEIMKSVADDMGVGDTFIQTPVGVYFGEPGKKAADPYFGGVGPERTGCIECGECMTGCRHGAKNTLLKNYLGLAETAGADIIPMTTVSGLRESRDGTWDVFTERTGAFKRKNRRTYTAANVILAAGTWGTQHLLFDMKDTGALPKLSDKLGELTRTNSESIVGAGKYKVDPALDLTRGVAITSSFHPSKDTHIEPVRYGKGSNAMGLLQTLMTDGGGTKPRWVTFLGTVARNPFQMLRMLTVKDWSERTIIALVMQNLDNSITTYTKKGLFGRRKVTSKQGHGEPNPTWIPEGNDATRRVAEKIDGVAGGTWGEIFNVPLTAHFLGGCAIASDPDHGVIDPYQRVYGYPTLSVVDGAAVSANLGVNPSLTIAAQAERAASLWPNKGEQDLRPAQGGDYQRLSPIAPNSPVVPASAPAALVLPIVKITGGKKPVSPEVA; this is translated from the coding sequence ATGGGCAAACAACGGGCGACGGATTACGACGTACTGATCGTCGGGTCCGGGTTCGGCGGAAGCGTCAGTGCGCTTCGTCTCGTGGAAAAAGGCTACAAAGTCGGTGTGATCGAAGCTGGTCGACGGTTCGCCGATGCCGATTTTGCGAAGAACAGCTGGGATCTGAAGAAGTTCCTGTGGGCACCCAAGCTGGGATGCTTCGGTATTCAGCGGGTTCACCTGCTGCGCGACTGCCTGATTCTGGCGGGTGCCGGCGTCGGCGGCGGTTCGTTGAACTACGCGAACACGCTGTACCAGCCGCCGGAACCGTTTTTCAACGACAAACAGTGGGCGCACATCACCGACTGGCGCGATGAGCTCACGCCGTTCTACGAGCAGGCGCAGAAGATGCTCGGTGTCGTCCGGAATCCGCACATGACGCCGGCCGACGAGATCATGAAATCGGTCGCAGACGACATGGGCGTCGGCGACACGTTCATTCAGACTCCCGTCGGAGTCTATTTCGGAGAACCGGGCAAGAAGGCTGCCGATCCGTACTTCGGTGGTGTCGGACCGGAACGCACCGGCTGCATCGAATGTGGCGAGTGCATGACCGGCTGCCGTCACGGTGCCAAGAACACCCTCCTCAAGAACTACCTCGGCCTCGCCGAGACTGCTGGTGCCGACATCATCCCGATGACAACGGTGTCCGGGCTCCGTGAGTCGCGCGACGGTACGTGGGACGTGTTCACCGAGCGGACCGGCGCTTTCAAGCGCAAGAATCGTCGTACGTACACCGCAGCCAACGTGATTCTCGCTGCCGGTACGTGGGGGACGCAGCACCTGTTGTTCGACATGAAGGACACGGGCGCGCTGCCCAAGCTGTCCGACAAACTCGGTGAGCTGACGCGTACGAACTCCGAGTCCATCGTCGGCGCCGGCAAGTACAAGGTGGATCCCGCACTCGACCTCACTCGAGGTGTGGCGATCACGTCGTCGTTCCATCCCAGCAAGGACACGCATATCGAGCCGGTTCGCTACGGCAAGGGTTCCAACGCGATGGGCCTGCTGCAGACGTTGATGACCGACGGCGGCGGAACCAAGCCGCGGTGGGTGACGTTCTTGGGCACCGTCGCCAGGAATCCGTTCCAGATGCTGCGCATGCTCACCGTCAAGGACTGGAGCGAGCGGACCATCATCGCGCTGGTCATGCAGAATCTCGACAACTCCATCACGACGTACACGAAGAAGGGGCTCTTCGGGCGTCGTAAGGTCACCAGCAAGCAGGGCCACGGCGAGCCGAATCCCACGTGGATTCCCGAGGGCAACGACGCCACTCGACGCGTAGCGGAAAAGATCGACGGCGTGGCCGGCGGCACGTGGGGAGAGATCTTCAACGTTCCACTCACCGCGCATTTCCTCGGTGGCTGCGCAATCGCGTCCGATCCGGACCACGGTGTGATCGATCCGTATCAGCGCGTCTACGGATACCCGACGCTCAGCGTCGTCGACGGTGCTGCGGTGTCCGCCAATCTCGGTGTGAACCCGTCGTTGACCATTGCGGCGCAGGCTGAACGCGCGGCGTCGTTGTGGCCGAACAAGGGGGAGCAGGACCTCCGTCCGGCCCAGGGTGGTGATTACCAGCGGTTGTCGCCGATTGCGCCCAACTCGCCCGTCGTTCCCGCGTCGGCTCCGGCGGCTCTGGTTCTTCCGATTGTGAAGATCACGGGTGGAAAGAAGCCGGTATCGCCTGAAGTGGCGTGA
- the guaA gene encoding glutamine-hydrolyzing GMP synthase has product MADIEQQRPVLVVDFGAQYAQLIARRVREAKVYSEVIPHTMTVEEIVAKNPLAVVLSGGPSSVYADGAPKLDPALFDHDIPVFGICYGFQAMAGALGGTVAETGTREYGRTDISVSGGLLHDGLPATQPVWMSHGDAVTEAPAGFEVTATSEGAPVAAFEDRARKLAGVQYHPEVLHSPHGQQVLSRFLHEIAGIPAAWTASNIAESLIEQVREQVGDGHAICGLSGGVDSAVAAALVQRAIGDRLTCVFVDHGLMRAGERTQVENDFVAATGARLITVDAADTFIGELAGVTDPETKRKIIGREFIRSFEGAVSDVLGENASHGATVDFLVQGTLYPDVVESGGGTGTANIKSHHNVGGLPEDLQFKLVEPLRLLFKDEVRAVGRELGLPEEIVGRQPFPGPGLGIRIIGEVTQERLEILRHADSIAREELTSAGLDGVIWQCPVVLLADVRSVGVQGDGRTYGHPIVLRPVSSEDAMTADWTRLPYETLERISTRITNEVPDVNRVVLDVTSKPPGTIEWE; this is encoded by the coding sequence GTGGCGGATATCGAGCAGCAGAGACCAGTTCTTGTCGTCGACTTCGGTGCGCAGTATGCGCAGCTGATCGCACGGCGGGTTCGTGAGGCCAAGGTCTACTCGGAGGTGATTCCACATACCATGACCGTCGAGGAAATCGTGGCCAAGAACCCCTTGGCTGTGGTGCTCTCCGGCGGCCCGTCCAGCGTGTATGCCGACGGCGCCCCGAAGCTTGATCCGGCACTCTTCGACCACGACATTCCGGTATTCGGAATCTGCTACGGATTCCAGGCCATGGCCGGCGCCCTCGGTGGCACCGTCGCCGAGACCGGAACCCGTGAGTACGGCCGCACCGACATCTCGGTGTCCGGTGGACTACTTCACGACGGACTTCCCGCGACGCAGCCTGTCTGGATGAGCCACGGTGACGCTGTCACCGAAGCGCCGGCAGGTTTCGAAGTCACCGCGACCAGCGAAGGCGCTCCCGTCGCTGCTTTCGAGGACCGCGCTCGCAAGTTGGCCGGCGTCCAGTACCACCCCGAGGTTCTGCATTCCCCGCACGGCCAGCAGGTTCTGAGCCGCTTCCTGCACGAGATCGCCGGTATCCCGGCAGCGTGGACGGCGTCCAACATCGCCGAGTCGCTCATCGAGCAGGTTCGCGAGCAGGTCGGCGACGGCCATGCCATCTGTGGTCTGTCCGGTGGCGTCGACTCCGCTGTTGCCGCTGCGTTGGTTCAGCGCGCGATCGGCGACCGGTTGACGTGTGTGTTCGTCGACCACGGTTTGATGCGTGCCGGTGAGCGCACGCAGGTCGAGAACGACTTCGTTGCTGCTACGGGTGCTCGTCTCATCACGGTTGATGCTGCTGACACCTTCATCGGTGAACTGGCCGGCGTCACCGACCCCGAGACCAAGCGCAAGATCATCGGCCGCGAGTTCATTCGCAGCTTCGAAGGCGCAGTCAGTGATGTTCTGGGCGAGAACGCTTCTCACGGCGCGACTGTCGACTTCCTCGTTCAGGGCACGCTGTACCCGGACGTCGTGGAATCCGGCGGCGGCACCGGAACCGCAAACATCAAGAGCCACCACAACGTCGGCGGACTGCCGGAAGATCTGCAGTTCAAGCTCGTCGAGCCGCTGCGTCTGCTGTTCAAGGACGAGGTCCGCGCCGTCGGCCGCGAACTGGGCTTGCCGGAAGAGATCGTCGGACGCCAGCCGTTCCCCGGACCGGGTCTGGGTATCCGCATCATCGGTGAGGTTACTCAGGAGCGTCTCGAGATTCTCCGTCACGCAGATTCCATTGCGCGCGAAGAACTTACGTCCGCTGGTCTCGACGGTGTGATCTGGCAGTGTCCCGTTGTCCTCCTCGCCGACGTGCGCAGCGTGGGTGTCCAGGGCGACGGCCGCACCTACGGTCACCCGATCGTGCTGCGCCCCGTCTCGAGTGAAGACGCGATGACCGCAGACTGGACGCGTTTGCCGTACGAAACCCTCGAGCGCATTTCCACGCGCATCACCAACGAGGTTCCGGACGTCAACCGCGTTGTTCTCGACGTGACGAGCAAGCCGCCGGGAACCATCGAGTGGGAGTGA
- a CDS encoding PspC domain-containing protein, producing the protein MSTPTFQEQIQDLWRTRPVRLPAQGHVAGVCAGIGYRYGVDPILVRVAFVVSTIFGGSGILLYLAGWLVLARADTGPSSAESMFHRRRRSESGTKTIVLLVALAIAATTIGPIGAGKGGAGLIGLMLMLGGLWLLYQRQPVPPVLPPSTSQYIGSGTVYPGTGFTPGPFTPGYFTPGPVTPDQPPIYTPYTKLPDSYIAPEPAVDLSKSPSGSVDEQERTVTPPSWDPLGVAPFAWDLPDPAVKNTPLLPLPPKRRRSRWTLTVLGLAIIATSVTGAAGAATGNDWFTPGRVGAVGLAVIAAGLILGAFFRKGYGLLVVTAPLVGFVILASLVYPLQFDASGEQKWTPTNVSEIQPSYSGGFGSFTLDLRGVTFTEDKTVDVSAAFGEFKVLLPETVKVQNDCTVVMGDGSRCLDGGVHSGTQANADSPVVTVNAKATFGSLEVAQS; encoded by the coding sequence ATGAGTACTCCGACCTTCCAGGAACAGATCCAAGATCTGTGGCGGACCCGCCCCGTGCGTCTACCCGCCCAGGGCCACGTTGCCGGCGTGTGCGCCGGAATCGGATACCGCTACGGCGTCGACCCGATCCTCGTGCGCGTCGCCTTTGTCGTCTCGACCATCTTCGGAGGTTCGGGCATCCTGCTGTATCTCGCGGGATGGCTGGTTCTCGCCCGCGCTGATACCGGGCCCTCCTCGGCCGAGTCGATGTTCCATCGTCGACGGCGTTCCGAATCCGGCACCAAGACGATCGTCCTGTTGGTGGCACTCGCTATCGCCGCAACCACGATCGGGCCCATCGGGGCCGGAAAGGGCGGCGCTGGACTGATCGGGTTGATGCTGATGCTCGGCGGATTGTGGCTTCTCTACCAACGACAACCAGTCCCGCCGGTGTTGCCCCCGAGCACCTCTCAGTACATCGGTTCCGGAACGGTCTATCCCGGAACAGGATTCACACCCGGACCGTTCACACCCGGCTATTTCACACCCGGCCCGGTCACTCCGGACCAGCCGCCGATCTACACGCCGTACACCAAACTCCCGGACAGCTACATCGCCCCCGAGCCGGCTGTCGATCTTTCCAAGAGCCCGAGCGGTTCCGTCGACGAGCAAGAGCGAACCGTCACGCCGCCGTCCTGGGATCCCCTGGGAGTTGCACCCTTCGCCTGGGATCTTCCCGATCCGGCAGTCAAGAACACTCCCCTGCTGCCCCTTCCACCGAAGCGCCGACGCTCCCGCTGGACACTCACCGTCCTCGGACTCGCGATCATCGCCACATCCGTCACCGGCGCGGCCGGTGCGGCAACCGGCAACGACTGGTTCACGCCGGGCCGCGTCGGTGCCGTCGGACTCGCTGTCATCGCCGCCGGATTGATTCTCGGAGCGTTCTTCCGCAAGGGATACGGACTGCTGGTCGTGACAGCACCACTGGTCGGGTTCGTGATCCTCGCATCGCTGGTCTACCCGCTCCAGTTCGACGCGTCGGGTGAACAGAAGTGGACCCCGACCAACGTCTCCGAGATACAGCCGTCGTACTCCGGTGGCTTCGGCAGCTTCACATTGGATCTGCGCGGCGTCACGTTCACCGAGGACAAAACCGTCGACGTCTCGGCAGCCTTCGGCGAGTTCAAGGTTCTGCTGCCGGAGACCGTCAAGGTACAGAACGACTGCACCGTTGTGATGGGTGACGGATCCCGTTGCCTCGACGGCGGCGTTCACTCGGGAACGCAGGCTAACGCTGATTCTCCGGTCGTCACTGTCAACGCCAAGGCAACATTCGGCAGCTTGGAGGTAGCACAATCATGA
- a CDS encoding ATP-binding protein — protein MCAPEVRASIDYVQSVSEPAIVSAPLPLPLRKLERRSGGRIVGGVAGGIADHLGVDVLKVRVAFAILAAMAGAGIVVYGILWAFVSVGTDTEKASAAERQRAYGLIALGLGGAAALSWLFSGTAGSVLAPFFVVAIGAALVWREFDSEGPRTVIGLPQRPTVLTWTRVVGGATLIVLGLAVVVLAQVDIDALRSSFLAVIVTLIGAGLLTVPLWLRMWRALGAERAARIRNDEREEIASHLHDSVLQTLALIQKQSENPAEVARLARGQERELRKWLFSGGEIDHTSLTEGLKIIAGEVEDQHGVTVRPVTVGDVALGGENGLPKEAFTALLGATREALVNSAKHSGEKEINLFAEVEGDQVSIFVRDRGVGFDVDAVPEDRQGLAKSIRGRIERRGGRVVVRSSPGKGTEIRVHMPLGGKADLQWDESVDHAPNPEEQF, from the coding sequence ATGTGTGCGCCGGAGGTTCGTGCCAGTATCGACTATGTGCAATCTGTGTCTGAACCCGCGATCGTGAGTGCGCCACTGCCGCTGCCGCTGCGAAAGCTGGAGCGCCGCTCCGGTGGTCGCATCGTCGGCGGTGTGGCCGGCGGTATCGCGGATCATCTCGGCGTCGACGTCCTGAAGGTTCGTGTTGCGTTTGCGATTCTGGCAGCGATGGCCGGCGCCGGAATCGTGGTGTACGGGATTCTCTGGGCGTTCGTTTCGGTGGGTACCGACACCGAGAAGGCGAGTGCTGCGGAGCGCCAGCGCGCTTACGGTTTGATCGCTCTCGGTCTGGGCGGCGCGGCGGCATTGTCCTGGCTGTTCAGCGGCACTGCCGGATCGGTGCTGGCACCTTTCTTCGTCGTCGCTATCGGTGCGGCCCTGGTGTGGCGGGAGTTCGATTCCGAAGGTCCACGTACCGTCATCGGACTGCCGCAACGCCCCACTGTCCTGACGTGGACGCGGGTGGTCGGCGGTGCGACGCTGATCGTTCTGGGCCTGGCGGTAGTGGTGTTGGCGCAGGTCGACATCGATGCCTTGCGATCGTCCTTCTTGGCGGTGATCGTGACCTTGATCGGTGCCGGACTGTTGACGGTTCCGTTGTGGCTGCGGATGTGGCGAGCTCTGGGCGCCGAGCGTGCTGCTCGAATCCGCAACGACGAGCGTGAGGAGATCGCGTCGCACCTGCATGATTCGGTGTTGCAGACCTTGGCGCTGATTCAGAAGCAGTCCGAAAATCCAGCGGAAGTCGCGCGGCTCGCCCGCGGGCAGGAACGCGAGCTTCGGAAGTGGTTGTTCAGTGGCGGCGAGATCGACCACACCAGCCTGACCGAGGGTCTCAAGATCATCGCGGGTGAGGTGGAGGATCAGCACGGCGTGACGGTTCGTCCCGTCACTGTCGGAGACGTGGCACTCGGCGGTGAGAACGGCCTGCCGAAGGAAGCATTTACCGCCCTTCTCGGTGCGACCCGCGAGGCTCTGGTCAACTCTGCCAAGCATTCCGGAGAGAAGGAGATCAACTTGTTCGCCGAAGTCGAGGGCGATCAGGTCAGCATTTTTGTACGCGACCGCGGTGTGGGTTTCGACGTCGACGCGGTGCCCGAGGACCGTCAGGGATTGGCCAAGTCGATCCGGGGCCGCATCGAGCGTCGTGGGGGTCGCGTC